A stretch of the Sphingomonas sp. CL5.1 genome encodes the following:
- a CDS encoding toxic anion resistance protein, translated as MATTPETTTDEFALKLTPPDPVPPVPAEKAAGLVPVDDGTRSKLEERVDHFVAQLVAQDANSPEFGKRVDAITAMGAKEIRDAAGQSNRFLDRPVRAMDQETGVGKDLAQLRRVVEDLDPGRKGNLTAPQKLFGIIPFGNKMRNYFDSYKSSQTHIASILRSLASGKDELLMDNAAIDTERANLWSAMGRLEQMIHLSRLMDGKLEDKANELDATDPAKAKAIRESALFYARQRTQDLLTQMAVTVQGYLALDLVKKNNVELIKGVDRASTTTVSALRTAVTVAQAMTNQKLVLEQITQLNTTTANIIDSTGKLLRSNTARIHEQAASSAIPLETLQRAFQNIYDTMDAIDTFKMKALDSMKATVDTLGREVEKSRGYIARAEGAAQNQVAAPQDNFRLESM; from the coding sequence ATGGCGACCACCCCCGAGACGACCACCGACGAGTTCGCGCTGAAGCTGACGCCGCCCGATCCGGTGCCGCCCGTCCCGGCGGAAAAAGCCGCCGGGCTGGTGCCCGTCGACGACGGAACCAGGAGCAAGCTGGAGGAGCGGGTCGACCATTTCGTCGCGCAGCTCGTGGCGCAGGACGCGAACTCGCCCGAGTTCGGCAAGCGCGTCGATGCGATCACCGCGATGGGCGCGAAGGAGATCCGCGACGCCGCCGGCCAGTCCAACCGCTTCCTCGATCGCCCGGTGCGGGCGATGGACCAGGAAACCGGCGTGGGGAAAGACCTCGCCCAGCTCCGCCGCGTGGTGGAGGATCTCGATCCGGGCCGGAAGGGCAATCTCACCGCGCCGCAGAAGCTGTTCGGGATCATCCCGTTCGGCAACAAGATGCGGAATTATTTCGACAGCTACAAATCCAGCCAGACGCATATCGCCTCGATCCTGCGCAGCCTCGCCTCCGGCAAGGACGAGCTGCTGATGGACAATGCCGCGATCGACACCGAGCGCGCGAACCTGTGGTCGGCGATGGGCCGGCTGGAGCAGATGATCCACCTCTCGCGCCTGATGGACGGCAAGCTGGAGGACAAGGCGAACGAGCTGGACGCGACCGATCCGGCCAAGGCCAAGGCGATCCGCGAGAGCGCGCTGTTCTACGCCCGCCAGCGCACGCAGGACCTGCTGACGCAGATGGCGGTGACGGTGCAGGGCTATCTCGCGCTCGATCTGGTCAAGAAGAACAATGTCGAGCTGATAAAGGGCGTCGATCGCGCTTCCACCACCACCGTATCGGCGCTGCGCACCGCCGTCACCGTCGCGCAGGCGATGACCAACCAGAAACTGGTGCTGGAGCAGATCACCCAGCTCAACACCACCACCGCCAACATCATCGATTCGACCGGCAAGCTGCTGCGCTCGAACACCGCGCGCATCCATGAGCAGGCGGCCTCGTCGGCGATCCCGCTGGAGACACTGCAACGCGCCTTCCAGAACATCTACGACACGATGGACGCGATCGACACCTTCAAGATGAAGGCGCTCGATTCGATGAAGGCGACCGTCGACACGCTGGGCCGCGAGGTGGAGAAATCGCGCGGCTATATCGCTCGCGCCGAGGGCGCCGCGCAGAACCAGGTCGCCGCGCCGCAGGATAATTTCAGGCTGGAGTCGATGTGA
- a CDS encoding DUF3297 family protein, with translation MSDTPPDHLSIDPRSPHFAQEALERGVGIRFKGVERKDVEEYSISEGWIRVALGKKVDRHGRPLTIKLSGPVEAWFERPAGSEGEDQEA, from the coding sequence ATGAGCGATACTCCTCCAGACCATCTGTCGATCGACCCCCGCAGCCCGCATTTCGCCCAGGAGGCGCTGGAACGCGGCGTCGGCATTCGCTTCAAGGGCGTGGAGCGCAAGGACGTCGAGGAATATTCGATCAGCGAAGGCTGGATCCGCGTCGCGCTCGGCAAGAAGGTCGATCGCCACGGCCGACCGCTGACGATCAAGCTCTCCGGCCCGGTCGAGGCATGGTTCGAGCGCCCGGCCGGGAGCGAAGGCGAGGACCAGGAAGCCTAG
- a CDS encoding TonB-dependent receptor, which yields MIVSINRIRPALLAGVAIGLAVSAVSAQAQSTDNAAPAAASDSAGLGDIVVTAERRSENMQRVPVSVAAVGGADLRNFQAAGEDILALSGRVPSLYVETTTGRIFPRFYIRGLGNVDFYLGASQPVSIIQDDVVLEHVVLKSNPVYDVAQVEVLRGPQGSLFGRNTTAGIIKFDTNKPTMDWEGRGSASWGSYNTVSADVGLGGPIVADKLAFRVSGLWQHRDNWVSNSYTGPSFDGTRGGKDVMGGFNDRNARLQLLFTPTDNFSIDLSGHVRDYDGTSTLFHRGALTKGSNNAQSTPRDVVSYDEADNNVQAYNTQGASLRAAWNFSGATLTSITAYEHSSGYSRGDTDGGAAVNFPYLGNPNGYGESEGYLRGLDQWTQELRLASNGDGAFKWQFGGFYFDSRDITDFYQRRYFLTAPFVASNPNTNNPDNWVRLHDVNTSWAVFGQASYTIGKLTLTGGARYTEDRKRTTLLKPAMTGATVNFPASAPSDVRLVGKEPSWDVSALYEVNPDLNLYARVARGFRGPTIQGRSAVFGAPFTMADSETIMSYEAGFKSQPASNLRFNATAFTYTVKNIQLNGNDSNGNGVLFNADHANAYGIEAEAEWRPIRNITFTLGASALHSEIKDRNAYAQVCSLNGVMVCTVLNPIAFTKGSGTSESYFVSVNGNPLPNAPTFNVDAAVRYDIPLGNGGAFFVNSDVNVQGYTNFVLYRTKEFYADGNLELGLKVGYTTPDKKYEIAAFARNLTNEQNLKGVIENYMAAVYNEPRVIGVSVSGKFN from the coding sequence ATCATCGTGTCGATCAATCGCATCCGCCCCGCGCTGCTCGCGGGCGTGGCCATCGGCCTCGCCGTTTCCGCAGTCTCCGCACAGGCCCAGTCCACGGACAACGCCGCTCCCGCCGCCGCTTCCGACAGCGCCGGGCTGGGCGATATCGTCGTCACCGCCGAACGCCGCAGCGAGAACATGCAGCGCGTGCCGGTGTCGGTCGCGGCGGTCGGCGGCGCCGATCTGCGCAACTTCCAGGCGGCGGGCGAGGACATCCTCGCGCTCTCCGGCCGTGTGCCCAGCCTTTACGTCGAGACGACCACCGGCCGCATCTTCCCGCGCTTCTACATTCGCGGCCTCGGCAACGTGGACTTCTATCTCGGCGCGTCGCAGCCGGTGTCGATCATCCAGGACGACGTCGTGCTCGAGCATGTCGTGCTGAAGTCGAACCCGGTCTATGACGTGGCGCAGGTCGAAGTGCTGCGCGGCCCGCAGGGTTCGCTGTTCGGCCGCAACACCACGGCCGGCATCATCAAGTTCGACACCAACAAGCCGACGATGGACTGGGAAGGCCGTGGCTCCGCCTCGTGGGGCAGCTACAACACGGTGTCGGCGGACGTCGGCCTCGGCGGCCCGATCGTCGCCGACAAGCTGGCGTTCCGCGTCTCCGGCCTGTGGCAGCATCGCGACAACTGGGTCAGCAACAGCTACACCGGCCCGAGCTTCGACGGCACCAGGGGCGGCAAGGACGTGATGGGCGGCTTCAACGACCGCAACGCCCGCCTCCAGCTGCTGTTCACCCCGACCGACAATTTCTCGATCGACCTGTCGGGCCATGTCCGCGACTATGACGGCACCTCGACGCTGTTCCATCGCGGCGCGCTGACGAAGGGCTCGAACAACGCCCAGAGCACACCGCGTGACGTCGTCTCCTATGACGAGGCGGACAATAATGTGCAGGCCTATAACACGCAGGGCGCCTCGCTGCGCGCGGCATGGAATTTCAGCGGCGCGACGCTGACCTCGATCACCGCCTATGAGCATTCCTCGGGCTACAGCCGTGGCGACACGGACGGCGGCGCGGCGGTGAACTTCCCGTATCTCGGCAACCCGAACGGCTATGGCGAGAGCGAGGGCTATCTGCGCGGGCTGGACCAGTGGACGCAGGAACTGCGCCTCGCCTCGAACGGCGACGGTGCGTTCAAGTGGCAGTTCGGCGGCTTCTATTTCGACAGCCGCGACATCACGGACTTCTACCAGCGCCGCTATTTCCTGACGGCCCCGTTCGTCGCCTCCAACCCCAACACCAACAACCCGGACAATTGGGTGCGGCTGCATGACGTGAACACGTCCTGGGCGGTGTTCGGCCAGGCGAGCTACACGATCGGCAAGCTGACGCTGACCGGCGGCGCGCGCTATACCGAGGATCGCAAGCGCACCACGCTGCTGAAGCCGGCGATGACCGGCGCGACGGTGAATTTCCCCGCGTCGGCGCCGAGCGACGTGCGCCTCGTCGGCAAGGAGCCGAGCTGGGACGTGTCGGCGCTGTACGAAGTGAATCCGGACCTGAATCTCTATGCCCGTGTCGCGCGCGGCTTCCGTGGCCCGACCATCCAGGGCCGCTCGGCGGTGTTCGGCGCGCCGTTCACCATGGCGGATTCGGAAACGATCATGTCGTATGAGGCGGGCTTCAAGTCGCAGCCGGCTTCGAACCTGCGGTTCAACGCCACCGCCTTCACCTATACGGTGAAGAACATCCAGCTCAACGGCAACGATTCGAACGGCAACGGCGTCCTGTTCAACGCCGACCACGCCAACGCCTACGGCATCGAGGCGGAAGCGGAGTGGCGGCCGATCCGCAACATCACCTTCACGCTGGGCGCGAGCGCGCTGCACAGCGAGATCAAGGACCGCAACGCCTATGCGCAGGTGTGCAGCCTGAACGGGGTGATGGTCTGCACCGTGCTCAACCCGATCGCCTTCACGAAGGGCAGCGGGACCAGCGAGAGCTATTTCGTGTCGGTGAACGGCAACCCGCTGCCCAACGCGCCGACCTTCAACGTCGACGCGGCGGTGCGTTATGACATCCCGCTGGGCAACGGCGGCGCCTTCTTCGTCAACAGCGACGTGAACGTGCAGGGCTACACCAATTTCGTGCTCTATCGCACGAAGGAGTTCTACGCGGACGGCAATCTCGAACTGGGCCTGAAGGTCGGCTACACCACGCCGGACAAGAAGTATGAGATCGCGGCGTTCGCCCGGAACCTCACCAACGAGCAGAATCTCAAGGGCGTGATCGAGAACTATATGGCGGCGGTCTATAACGAACCGCGCGTCATCGGCGTCTCGGTGTCCGGCAAGTTCAACTGA
- a CDS encoding EVE domain-containing protein has product MSHWLLKSEPESYSWDDLVRDGGTEWDGVRNNAAAAHLRAMRPGDRALIYHSGKEKAAVGVAEVTRGPRKDGDEGNWVSVAIKPIAQLPHPVTLAAMKAEPALAALPMLRQSRLSVSPVGDAEWAAIERMAAR; this is encoded by the coding sequence ATGTCACATTGGCTGCTGAAATCCGAGCCCGAAAGCTATTCGTGGGACGATCTGGTGCGCGACGGCGGCACCGAGTGGGACGGCGTGCGCAACAATGCCGCCGCCGCGCACCTGCGCGCGATGCGCCCCGGCGACCGCGCGCTGATCTATCACAGCGGCAAGGAGAAGGCCGCCGTGGGTGTCGCCGAGGTAACGCGTGGCCCGCGCAAGGACGGCGACGAAGGCAATTGGGTATCGGTGGCGATCAAGCCGATCGCGCAATTGCCTCACCCCGTTACGCTCGCCGCGATGAAGGCCGAACCAGCGCTCGCGGCCCTGCCGATGCTGCGACAATCGCGGCTCTCGGTCTCCCCGGTCGGCGATGCGGAATGGGCGGCGATCGAGCGGATGGCCGCGCGCTGA
- the typA gene encoding translational GTPase TypA: MNLRNIAIIAHVDHGKTTLVDQLFRQSGTFRDNQRVEERAMDSNDLERERGITILAKPTSIEWEGTRINIVDTPGHADFGGEVERILSMVDGVILLVDSAEGAMPQTKFVTGKALALGLRPIVVVNKIDRADARAQEVLDEVFDLFVTLDASDEQLDFPVLFASGRNGYAGDNPDVREGTLRPLFEKIVDHVPPPALDQEAPFSFLVTLLDRDNFLGRILTGRVQSGVVKLNQPIHALDQEGNVIETGRASKLMSFRGLERVPVEEARAGDIISLAGLTVATVANTIADTSIETPIRAQPIDPPTLSMRFAVNDSPMAGREGSKVTSRMIRDRLMREAESNVAIKITEAADKDSFEVAGRGELQLGVLIETMRREGFELGISRPRVLFRDGPGGREEPYETVVIDVDEEFSGTVVDKMNQRKAEMTDMRPSGGGKTRITFSAPSRGLIGYHGEFLSDTRGTGIMNRLFEKYGPYKGQIDGRKNGVLISNGSGEANAYALNALEDRGILMVAPGDPLYEGMIIGENAKTDDLEVNPMKAKQLTNFRASGGKDDAIRLTPPKKMTLEQAIAYIDDDEMVEVTPKSIRLRKRYLDPHERKRAARAKEAA, from the coding sequence ATGAATCTGCGCAATATCGCCATCATCGCGCACGTCGATCATGGCAAGACCACCCTTGTGGACCAGCTTTTCCGCCAGTCCGGCACGTTCCGCGACAATCAGCGCGTCGAGGAGCGCGCGATGGACTCGAACGATCTGGAGCGCGAGCGTGGCATCACCATCCTCGCCAAGCCGACCTCGATCGAGTGGGAAGGCACACGCATCAACATCGTCGACACGCCCGGCCACGCCGATTTCGGCGGCGAGGTGGAGCGCATCCTGTCGATGGTCGACGGCGTGATCCTGCTGGTCGATTCGGCCGAAGGAGCGATGCCGCAGACCAAGTTCGTCACCGGCAAGGCGCTGGCGCTGGGCCTGCGCCCGATCGTCGTGGTCAACAAGATCGACCGCGCCGACGCCCGCGCGCAGGAAGTGCTGGACGAGGTGTTCGATCTGTTCGTCACGCTCGACGCGAGCGACGAGCAGCTCGACTTTCCGGTGCTGTTCGCCTCCGGCCGCAACGGCTATGCCGGCGACAACCCGGACGTGCGCGAAGGCACGCTGCGCCCGCTGTTCGAGAAGATCGTCGATCACGTCCCGCCGCCCGCGCTGGATCAGGAGGCGCCGTTCTCGTTCCTCGTCACCTTGCTTGACCGTGACAATTTCCTTGGCCGTATCCTCACCGGGCGCGTGCAGTCTGGCGTGGTGAAGCTCAACCAGCCGATCCATGCGCTCGATCAGGAGGGCAATGTGATCGAGACGGGCCGCGCCTCGAAGCTGATGAGCTTCCGCGGGCTGGAGCGCGTGCCGGTGGAGGAAGCGCGGGCGGGCGACATCATCAGCCTCGCCGGCCTGACGGTCGCGACGGTGGCGAACACGATCGCCGACACCAGCATCGAGACCCCGATCCGCGCGCAGCCGATCGACCCGCCGACGCTCTCGATGCGCTTCGCCGTGAACGACAGCCCGATGGCCGGGCGCGAAGGCAGCAAGGTCACCAGCCGCATGATCCGCGACCGCCTGATGCGCGAGGCGGAATCGAACGTCGCGATCAAGATCACCGAAGCGGCGGACAAGGATTCGTTCGAGGTCGCCGGGCGCGGCGAGCTTCAGCTCGGCGTGCTGATCGAGACGATGCGCCGCGAGGGCTTCGAGCTGGGCATCAGCCGCCCGCGCGTGCTGTTCCGCGATGGCCCCGGCGGTCGCGAGGAGCCGTATGAGACGGTCGTCATCGACGTGGACGAGGAGTTCAGTGGCACGGTCGTCGACAAGATGAACCAGCGCAAGGCGGAGATGACCGACATGCGCCCGTCCGGCGGCGGCAAGACGCGCATCACCTTCTCCGCCCCGTCGCGCGGCCTGATCGGCTATCACGGCGAGTTCCTGTCCGACACGCGCGGCACCGGCATCATGAACCGGCTGTTCGAGAAGTACGGCCCGTACAAGGGCCAGATCGACGGCCGGAAGAACGGCGTGCTGATCTCGAACGGCTCGGGCGAGGCCAATGCCTATGCGCTGAACGCGCTGGAGGATCGCGGCATCCTGATGGTCGCGCCGGGCGACCCGCTCTACGAAGGCATGATTATCGGCGAGAACGCCAAGACGGACGACCTTGAGGTCAATCCGATGAAGGCGAAGCAGCTCACCAACTTCCGCGCCTCCGGCGGCAAGGACGATGCGATCCGCCTCACCCCGCCCAAGAAGATGACGCTGGAGCAGGCGATCGCGTACATCGACGACGACGAGATGGTGGAGGTGACGCCCAAGTCGATCCGTCTGCGCAAGCGCTACCTTGATCCGCACGAGCGCAAGCGCGCGGCGCGGGCGAAGGAAGCGGCCTGA
- a CDS encoding intradiol ring-cleavage dioxygenase, whose protein sequence is MNHHHGLDDHDRGLSHDLAVMERLVRRRQMLRWAAGAGAMALLAGCGDDGTSGGSDTTTSSSTATPTPTPTPTATSTASPSACIADPTETNGPYPADGTNASSGSTSNVLTASGVVRGDIRASFIGSTSSAPGVTLTLTLTLVNANASCAPLSGYAIYIWCCDANGQYSLYSAPAESWLRGVQVTDGNGQVTFTMVFPGCYSGRWPHIHFEVYSSISAATSGRNAALISQIAMPQAVCDTVYADTATYPASATNLARITIASDNVFGDNTSAQIARMTASVTGSNAAGYVATNTIGIAV, encoded by the coding sequence ATGAACCATCATCACGGACTGGACGATCACGATCGCGGCCTGTCGCACGACCTGGCCGTCATGGAGCGGCTGGTGCGCCGCCGGCAGATGCTGCGCTGGGCGGCGGGCGCGGGCGCGATGGCGCTGCTCGCCGGATGCGGCGACGACGGTACCAGCGGCGGTTCCGACACGACGACCAGTTCGTCCACCGCAACGCCCACGCCCACGCCGACCCCGACGGCGACCTCCACCGCCTCCCCGTCGGCCTGCATCGCCGATCCGACCGAGACCAACGGCCCTTATCCCGCCGACGGCACCAACGCATCGAGCGGCAGCACCTCGAACGTGCTCACCGCCAGCGGCGTGGTGCGCGGCGACATCCGCGCCAGCTTCATCGGCTCGACCAGCAGCGCGCCGGGCGTCACGCTCACGCTGACGCTCACCCTCGTCAACGCCAACGCCTCATGCGCGCCGCTGTCGGGCTATGCGATCTACATCTGGTGCTGCGACGCCAACGGGCAATATTCGCTCTATTCGGCGCCCGCCGAGAGCTGGCTGCGCGGCGTGCAGGTGACGGACGGCAACGGGCAGGTGACGTTCACGATGGTCTTCCCCGGCTGCTACAGCGGGCGCTGGCCGCACATCCATTTCGAGGTCTATTCGAGCATCTCGGCCGCGACGAGCGGGCGCAACGCCGCGCTCATCTCGCAGATCGCGATGCCGCAGGCGGTGTGCGACACCGTCTATGCCGACACCGCAACCTATCCCGCCAGCGCCACCAACCTCGCGCGGATCACCATCGCCAGCGACAATGTGTTCGGCGACAATACGTCGGCCCAGATCGCCCGGATGACGGCATCCGTCACCGGCAGCAATGCCGCCGGCTATGTCGCCACCAACACGATCGGGATCGCGGTCTAG
- the pgk gene encoding phosphoglycerate kinase has translation MSRPFRTLDDIGDVRGKRVLVREDLNVPLADGRVTDDTRLRATVATVAELADKGAAVLVLAHFGRPKGQPNPEMSLARIVQPYSAVLGRPVRFVDWDGAEAAIAMLQPGDIAVLENTRFFAGEEKNAPEVVERVAALGDLYVNDAFSAAHRAHASTEGVAHVLPAFAGRAMEAELDALEKALGKPEHPVAAVVGGAKVSTKLDVLKHLVVKVDHLIIGGGMANTFLAARGVNVGKSLCEHDLTGTAEEILEAADRAGCTVHLPYDVVVAKEFRANPPTRTVNVHEVAADEMILDVGPAAVEALGDVLKTCRTLVWNGPLGAFETPPFDAATVALARTAAALTQDGSLVSVAGGGDTVAALNHAGVADKFTFVSTAGGAFLEWMEGKELPGVKALAR, from the coding sequence ATGTCCAGGCCATTCCGAACGCTCGACGATATCGGCGATGTCCGTGGCAAGAGGGTGCTCGTCCGCGAGGACCTGAACGTGCCGCTGGCCGATGGCCGTGTCACCGACGACACCCGGCTGCGCGCGACCGTCGCGACCGTCGCGGAACTCGCCGACAAGGGCGCGGCGGTGCTGGTTCTCGCGCATTTCGGACGGCCGAAGGGGCAGCCCAACCCGGAGATGTCACTGGCGCGGATCGTCCAGCCTTATTCGGCCGTCCTCGGCCGTCCGGTGCGGTTCGTCGACTGGGACGGCGCGGAGGCGGCGATCGCCATGCTCCAGCCCGGCGATATCGCGGTGCTGGAGAATACGCGCTTTTTCGCGGGAGAGGAGAAGAACGCGCCGGAAGTGGTTGAACGGGTTGCCGCTCTCGGCGATCTATACGTCAACGACGCCTTCTCCGCCGCGCATCGCGCGCACGCCTCGACCGAGGGCGTCGCGCATGTCCTCCCCGCCTTCGCCGGGCGCGCGATGGAGGCGGAACTCGACGCGCTGGAAAAGGCGCTGGGCAAGCCGGAGCATCCGGTCGCGGCGGTGGTCGGCGGGGCGAAGGTCTCGACCAAGCTCGACGTGCTCAAGCATCTGGTGGTGAAGGTCGATCACCTCATCATCGGCGGCGGCATGGCCAACACCTTCCTCGCCGCGCGCGGGGTGAATGTCGGCAAAAGCCTTTGCGAGCATGACCTTACGGGCACCGCCGAAGAAATCCTCGAAGCCGCCGACCGCGCCGGCTGCACCGTCCATCTGCCCTATGACGTGGTGGTGGCAAAGGAATTCCGCGCCAACCCGCCGACGCGCACCGTCAACGTGCATGAAGTGGCCGCCGACGAGATGATCCTCGATGTCGGCCCGGCGGCGGTGGAGGCGCTCGGCGACGTGCTCAAGACGTGCCGGACGCTGGTATGGAACGGCCCGCTGGGCGCGTTCGAGACGCCGCCGTTCGATGCTGCGACGGTCGCGCTCGCCCGCACGGCGGCGGCGCTGACGCAGGACGGCAGCCTCGTCTCGGTCGCCGGCGGCGGCGACACGGTCGCGGCGCTCAACCACGCGGGCGTGGCGGACAAGTTCACCTTCGTCTCGACCGCCGGCGGGGCCTTCCTCGAATGGATGGAAGGCAAGGAACTGCCCGGCGTGAAGGCGCTGGCGCGCTAG